A single Mus caroli chromosome 15, CAROLI_EIJ_v1.1, whole genome shotgun sequence DNA region contains:
- the Wdyhv1 gene encoding protein N-terminal glutamine amidohydrolase isoform X1, translated as MEGDGPAATAPQYQPACPTRDACVYNSCYCEENIWKLCEYIKTHNQYLLEECHAVFISNEKKMVPIWKQQARPENGPVIWDYHVVLLHVSREGQSFIYDLDTILPFPCPFDIYIEDALKSDDDIHLQFRRLQNEPERLHQHGPCSRMGSCLHAA; from the exons ATGGAGGGGGACGGCCCCGCCGCCACGGCCCCGCAGTACCAGCCGGCCTGTCCTACGCGGGACGCATGTGTCTACAACAGCTGCTATTG TGAGGAAAACATTTGGAAGCTCTGTGAATACATCAAAACACACAACCAGTATCTGTTGGAGGAGTGCCATGCAGTCTTCATATCAAATGAGAAGAAGATG GTACCTATTTGGAAACAGCAGGCAAGACCTGAGAATGGACCTGTGATCTGG GACTACCATGTGGTTCTGCTTCATGTGTCAAGGGAAGGACAGAGCTTCATTTATGATCTTGACACTATTTTGCCATTTCCCTGCCCTTTCGACATTTACATAGAAGATGCCCTTAAGTCTGATGATGACATTCATCTGCAGTTTAGGAG ACTCCAAAATGAACCTGAACGACTTCATCAGCATGGACCCTGCAGTAGGATGGGGAGCTGTCTACACGCTGCCTGA
- the Wdyhv1 gene encoding protein N-terminal glutamine amidohydrolase isoform X3, with protein sequence MEGDGPAATAPQYQPACPTRDACVYNSCYCEENIWKLCEYIKTHNQYLLEECHAVFISNEKKMVPIWKQQARPENGPVIWTPK encoded by the exons ATGGAGGGGGACGGCCCCGCCGCCACGGCCCCGCAGTACCAGCCGGCCTGTCCTACGCGGGACGCATGTGTCTACAACAGCTGCTATTG TGAGGAAAACATTTGGAAGCTCTGTGAATACATCAAAACACACAACCAGTATCTGTTGGAGGAGTGCCATGCAGTCTTCATATCAAATGAGAAGAAGATG GTACCTATTTGGAAACAGCAGGCAAGACCTGAGAATGGACCTGTGATCTGG ACTCCAAAATGA
- the Wdyhv1 gene encoding protein N-terminal glutamine amidohydrolase isoform X2: MEGDGPAATAPQYQPACPTRDACVYNSCYCEENIWKLCEYIKTHNQYLLEECHAVFISNEKKMVPIWKQQARPENGPVIWDYHVVLLHVSREGQSFIYDLDTILPFPCPFDIYIEDALKSDDDIHLQFRR; encoded by the exons ATGGAGGGGGACGGCCCCGCCGCCACGGCCCCGCAGTACCAGCCGGCCTGTCCTACGCGGGACGCATGTGTCTACAACAGCTGCTATTG TGAGGAAAACATTTGGAAGCTCTGTGAATACATCAAAACACACAACCAGTATCTGTTGGAGGAGTGCCATGCAGTCTTCATATCAAATGAGAAGAAGATG GTACCTATTTGGAAACAGCAGGCAAGACCTGAGAATGGACCTGTGATCTGG GACTACCATGTGGTTCTGCTTCATGTGTCAAGGGAAGGACAGAGCTTCATTTATGATCTTGACACTATTTTGCCATTTCCCTGCCCTTTCGACATTTACATAGAAGATGCCCTTAAGTCTGATGATGACATTCATCTGCAGTTTAGGAGGTGA
- the Wdyhv1 gene encoding protein N-terminal glutamine amidohydrolase isoform X4, whose product MEGDGPAATAPQYQPACPTRDACVYNSCYCEENIWKLCEYIKTHNQYLLEECHAVFISNEKKMVSWYLFGNSRQDLRMDL is encoded by the exons ATGGAGGGGGACGGCCCCGCCGCCACGGCCCCGCAGTACCAGCCGGCCTGTCCTACGCGGGACGCATGTGTCTACAACAGCTGCTATTG TGAGGAAAACATTTGGAAGCTCTGTGAATACATCAAAACACACAACCAGTATCTGTTGGAGGAGTGCCATGCAGTCTTCATATCAAATGAGAAGAAGATGGTAAGTTG GTACCTATTTGGAAACAGCAGGCAAGACCTGAGAATGGACCTGTGA